One region of Methanobrevibacter wolinii SH genomic DNA includes:
- a CDS encoding ABC transporter ATP-binding protein, whose amino-acid sequence METLKTEDISFGYNSKKTILNDVNFIMNNNEVLGLFGDSGSGKSTFCKILTGFMDSYKGKVLLNDMEIKKGFNPIQLIYQHPEKIMNPRWTMGNILKESWDPSEEILDEFGIKREWFNRYPSELSGGELQRFSILRALNPETKFIIADEITTMLDAVTQVQIWDSLLKYARKYKIGVLVVSHDIKLLNILTDRTILLEDLNK is encoded by the coding sequence ATGGAAACATTAAAAACAGAAGATATATCATTTGGATATAATTCGAAAAAGACAATCTTAAATGATGTTAATTTTATTATGAATAATAATGAAGTTTTAGGTTTATTTGGAGATAGTGGTTCTGGAAAAAGTACTTTTTGTAAGATTCTAACTGGTTTTATGGATTCTTATAAAGGTAAAGTTTTATTAAATGATATGGAAATTAAAAAAGGTTTTAATCCTATTCAATTAATTTATCAACATCCTGAAAAGATAATGAATCCACGTTGGACAATGGGTAATATTCTAAAAGAGTCATGGGATCCTTCAGAAGAAATTTTAGATGAATTTGGTATAAAAAGGGAATGGTTTAATAGATATCCTTCTGAATTATCTGGTGGTGAATTGCAAAGATTCAGTATTTTAAGAGCTTTAAATCCTGAAACAAAATTTATAATTGCTGATGAGATTACAACTATGTTAGATGCTGTAACACAGGTACAAATTTGGGATAGTCTATTAAAGTATGCAAGAAAATATAAGATTGGAGTTTTAGTTGTAAGTCATGATATTAAATTACTTAATATACTAACTGATAGAACAATATTATTAGAAGACTTAAATAAATAA
- the wecB gene encoding non-hydrolyzing UDP-N-acetylglucosamine 2-epimerase codes for MKIGVILGTRPEIIKMAPVIDEIQDRGHELLLIHTGQHYDKEMSENFFIDLELPKPNYNIHVGSGSHGKQTGLMMKGIEEVLIDEKPDIILVQGDTNAVLAGALVAQKLHIPVGHVEAGLRSFDVSMPEEINRMAADDCSYFYFVPTEESAINLILEGYSPKDIFITGNSVVDTCYRNLKIAKKTSTIIDDLGLNNLNNIITLTMHRAENVDDKERLHSIISALHELKDFNIVFPIHPRTKKTLEKFGLYDDLANEEHIHITKPIGYLDFLVLISKSIMILTDSGGLQEEAITLDVPALTLRYNTERPETVEAGGNILVGADKDYILKTASKILNDKDFYNKMKNAKNPYGNGNAASQMLDIIEDAYNKDNLKIESPETIYSGFKVEMKQISEDITVKEFEDKYNTLVRVIYKEDKMVFPQENTNIKDSIILFNKYNN; via the coding sequence ATGAAAATTGGTGTTATATTAGGCACTAGACCAGAAATAATCAAGATGGCTCCTGTAATTGATGAAATTCAAGATAGAGGTCATGAATTACTTTTAATTCATACTGGTCAACATTATGATAAAGAAATGAGTGAAAACTTTTTTATAGATTTAGAACTTCCAAAACCTAATTATAATATTCATGTAGGTTCTGGTTCTCATGGAAAACAAACAGGTCTTATGATGAAAGGTATTGAGGAAGTTTTAATAGATGAAAAACCGGATATTATACTTGTTCAAGGAGATACAAATGCAGTACTTGCAGGTGCACTTGTTGCTCAAAAGTTACATATTCCTGTAGGTCATGTAGAAGCAGGTCTTAGATCTTTTGATGTATCTATGCCAGAGGAAATTAATAGGATGGCTGCAGATGACTGTTCTTATTTTTATTTTGTTCCAACAGAAGAATCAGCAATTAATCTTATTCTTGAAGGATATTCTCCAAAAGATATATTTATTACAGGTAATAGTGTAGTTGATACATGTTATAGGAATCTTAAGATTGCTAAGAAAACAAGTACTATTATTGATGATTTAGGGCTTAATAATCTTAATAATATTATTACATTAACTATGCATAGAGCAGAAAATGTAGATGACAAAGAAAGATTACACAGTATTATTAGTGCATTACATGAATTAAAAGACTTTAATATTGTTTTCCCTATTCATCCAAGAACTAAAAAAACATTAGAAAAATTTGGTCTTTATGATGACTTAGCAAATGAAGAACATATTCACATAACAAAACCGATTGGTTATCTTGATTTTTTAGTATTGATTTCAAAATCTATAATGATTTTAACTGATTCTGGAGGCCTTCAAGAAGAAGCAATTACTCTTGATGTACCTGCATTAACATTAAGATATAATACAGAAAGGCCTGAAACTGTAGAAGCAGGTGGAAATATTCTTGTAGGTGCTGATAAAGATTATATTCTTAAAACAGCAAGTAAAATTTTAAATGATAAAGATTTTTATAATAAAATGAAAAATGCTAAAAACCCATATGGTAATGGTAATGCAGCTAGTCAAATGTTAGATATTATTGAAGATGCTTATAATAAAGATAATTTGAAAATTGAATCTCCTGAAACAATATATTCCGGGTTTAAAGTTGAAATGAAACAAATATCTGAAGATATTACTGTTAAAGAATTTGAAGATAAATATAATACTTTAGTAAGGGTAATATATAAAGAAGATAAGATGGTTTTCCCACAAGAAAACACAAATATTAAGGATTCAATTATATTATTTAATAAATATAATAATTAA
- a CDS encoding ABC transporter ATP-binding protein, with protein MNKLLKINNLSIGFTQYFKGLEQRKLKVISDLTLDLYEDEILAVLGSSGSGKSLLAHGILGILPPNAKVKGSIYYKDEKLDSKLQEKLRGDIISLIPQSVNYLNPLMKVKYQAIGYVEDEYLKNEKLKKQEEIFKKYNLDKSVGDMYPHQLSGGMARKVLISTALLNNPRIIIADEPTPGLDKKSVKETINDLIDLKNNGASILLITHDIDTAIKTSDRIAILYLGYIIEITETKNFMFNDENLLHPYTKALFNALPENGFKLTKGHQPSYLNIPKGCPYQDNCEYKTVECIKEVPPLTKIGKSFVRCYHPITKEL; from the coding sequence ATGAATAAATTATTAAAAATTAATAATCTTTCAATTGGATTTACTCAATATTTTAAAGGTCTTGAACAGAGAAAATTAAAGGTTATATCTGATTTAACTCTTGATTTATATGAAGATGAAATATTAGCAGTATTAGGTTCAAGTGGTTCTGGTAAAAGTTTACTTGCTCATGGAATACTTGGAATATTACCTCCTAATGCAAAGGTTAAAGGTTCAATTTATTATAAAGATGAAAAATTAGATAGTAAATTACAAGAAAAATTAAGAGGAGATATAATTAGTTTAATTCCTCAATCTGTAAATTATTTAAATCCATTGATGAAAGTTAAGTATCAAGCTATTGGTTATGTTGAAGACGAATATTTAAAAAATGAAAAATTAAAAAAACAAGAAGAAATATTTAAAAAATATAATTTAGATAAAAGTGTTGGAGATATGTATCCTCATCAATTATCTGGGGGAATGGCAAGGAAAGTATTAATTTCAACAGCATTATTAAATAATCCAAGGATTATTATTGCAGATGAACCTACTCCAGGTTTAGATAAAAAATCAGTTAAAGAAACAATTAATGATTTAATTGACTTAAAAAATAATGGTGCAAGTATTCTTTTAATTACTCATGATATTGATACAGCTATTAAAACAAGTGATAGGATAGCTATTTTGTATTTAGGTTATATTATTGAGATTACAGAAACTAAAAATTTCATGTTTAATGATGAAAATCTTCTACATCCATATACAAAAGCATTGTTTAATGCATTACCTGAAAATGGATTTAAATTAACTAAAGGTCACCAACCATCTTATTTAAATATTCCTAAAGGTTGTCCTTATCAAGATAATTGTGAATATAAAACTGTTGAATGTATAAAAGAAGTCCCACCATTAACTAAAATAGGAAAAAGTTTTGTAAGATGTTATCATCCTATTACTAAAGAATTATAA
- the truA gene encoding tRNA pseudouridine(38-40) synthase TruA, translated as MKRTAFKVAYIGSNFNGFQRQPDVRTVEGEIIDTLTEIGYINNLKDARFRIAGRTDAGVNSLGNVISFQTEEEIYINKINNYLPDDVQFIGTAPVRYGFKPRYAKQRWYRYILFRNDLDINKLNEVARVFEGKHDFTNFTKRYQKTTVRTIDKINITSPNIKPDKRMFRNSKANNFNSNQDFSSLNETYTPIFVDIYGESFLWNMIRKMMRVFTEYAVGNMDMDQIEHFLNPEKDEPRALIKVLEAENLILMDTIYDNIKFTYDDYAVEKFKRYLALKLVDYQRKYSIVECMLNSF; from the coding sequence ATGAAAAGGACAGCATTTAAAGTAGCTTATATTGGTTCAAATTTTAATGGTTTTCAAAGACAACCTGATGTAAGAACAGTTGAAGGTGAAATTATAGATACTTTAACTGAAATTGGTTATATTAATAATCTTAAAGATGCAAGATTTCGTATTGCAGGTAGAACTGATGCAGGTGTAAATAGTTTAGGTAATGTTATTAGTTTTCAGACTGAAGAAGAAATTTATATAAATAAAATTAATAATTATCTTCCAGATGATGTTCAATTTATTGGAACTGCACCTGTAAGATATGGATTTAAACCAAGATATGCAAAACAAAGATGGTATAGATATATTTTATTTAGAAATGATTTAGATATTAATAAGTTAAATGAAGTAGCAAGAGTATTTGAAGGTAAGCATGATTTTACAAACTTCACTAAAAGATATCAAAAAACTACAGTAAGAACAATTGATAAAATCAATATTACATCTCCTAATATTAAGCCTGATAAACGTATGTTTCGTAATTCTAAAGCTAACAATTTTAATAGTAATCAAGATTTTTCTAGTCTTAATGAAACATATACTCCAATATTTGTTGATATTTATGGAGAAAGCTTTTTATGGAATATGATTCGTAAAATGATGCGTGTATTTACAGAATATGCTGTAGGTAATATGGATATGGATCAAATAGAACATTTTTTAAATCCAGAAAAAGATGAACCTAGAGCACTTATTAAGGTACTTGAAGCTGAAAATTTAATATTAATGGATACAATTTATGATAATATTAAATTCACTTATGATGATTATGCAGTTGAAAAGTTCAAACGTTATCTTGCTTTAAAACTTGTTGATTATCAAAGAAAATATTCTATTGTTGAATGTATGCTTAATAGTTTTTAA
- a CDS encoding ATP-grasp domain-containing protein yields MEYDLSNVNEDSILVFEYYTATGLDDLCISSEAAALISGLVDDLENEDVYLLLSKKYSYLGKDKNLNLIILDEDKSENALEDFLIDNVNKFNRSIFISSEEDNNLYDITHFLEENNVKLYVSDTESTRICSDKFETFMALQYKCDSLPLTYKVINNPKIYWKKPIEYNLKAINVPGENCEVGPIPDDLEIKNKLIAKPLNGVDCENIKIISSKSDIDELDDLFPEGNGILVQEFVEGEVLSVSLLSDGKKALPISLNKQYVSLKNDVGNYLGGELPYNHPAKDKIFAVAKKAIESIEGLKGFVGVDLIVKEENDDYIPYLIEINSRFTTPYVGLRKVLNINIGQTIIDLIDGKLSIEDIDDLSFKSSVKFIKDNGQLKIETI; encoded by the coding sequence ATGGAATATGATTTAAGTAATGTAAATGAGGATTCAATATTAGTATTTGAATATTATACTGCTACTGGATTAGATGATTTATGTATAAGTTCTGAAGCTGCTGCTCTTATTAGTGGTTTAGTTGATGATTTAGAAAATGAAGATGTTTACTTATTATTAAGTAAAAAGTATTCTTATCTTGGAAAAGATAAAAATCTTAATTTAATTATTTTAGATGAAGATAAAAGTGAAAATGCATTAGAAGATTTTTTAATAGATAATGTAAATAAATTTAATAGGTCTATATTTATTTCTTCTGAAGAAGATAATAACTTATATGATATTACTCATTTTTTAGAAGAAAATAATGTAAAACTTTATGTTTCTGATACAGAATCAACTAGAATTTGTTCTGATAAATTTGAAACATTTATGGCATTACAATATAAATGTGATTCTTTACCTTTAACTTATAAAGTTATAAATAATCCAAAGATATATTGGAAAAAACCAATTGAATACAATCTTAAAGCAATTAATGTTCCTGGAGAAAATTGTGAAGTAGGTCCTATTCCTGATGATTTAGAAATTAAGAATAAATTAATTGCAAAACCATTAAATGGTGTTGATTGTGAAAATATTAAAATTATTTCTAGTAAATCTGACATTGATGAATTAGATGATTTATTCCCTGAAGGAAATGGTATCTTAGTTCAAGAATTTGTTGAAGGTGAAGTTTTAAGTGTAAGTCTTCTTTCTGATGGAAAAAAAGCTTTACCTATTAGTTTAAATAAGCAGTATGTTAGTTTAAAAAATGATGTAGGTAATTATCTTGGTGGTGAGTTACCTTATAATCATCCAGCAAAAGATAAAATATTTGCAGTTGCTAAAAAAGCCATTGAAAGTATTGAAGGTTTAAAAGGTTTTGTTGGTGTTGATTTAATAGTAAAAGAAGAAAATGATGATTATATTCCATATCTTATTGAAATAAATTCACGTTTTACAACACCTTATGTAGGTCTTAGAAAAGTTTTAAACATAAATATTGGACAGACTATAATAGATTTAATAGACGGTAAATTATCTATTGAGGATATTGATGATTTGTCCTTTAAATCTAGTGTAAAATTTATTAAAGATAATGGTCAATTAAAAATAGAAACTATTTAA